The region GGCCACGCAGTTCTACGCGCGGGTCGCGAGCGGTGCGGCGAGCGGGGTCAGCGGTCTGGTCGAGGTGCGCCTCGACAGCCGTACGAGCACCCCCATCGGCAGTTTCGCGGTGGGCAACACCGGCGGCTGGCAGAGCTGGCGGACGGTCCCGGCCAACATCACCGGCGTCACCGGCACCCATGACGTCTATCTGACCTTCACCAGCGGCCAGCCGGCCGACTTCGTGAACGTCAACTGGTTCGACTTCGGCCACTGACGAGGAGGTTCCCCGGCGAGTGGTACGAGGAGTGAAGGGGCGGGCCCGCGGGCGCGCCCCTTTTCTTCGGCACGGACCCTTTTCGTCCTTTCCTCGGCACGGACCCTTCTCGTCGGGACGGACTCAGCGCAGCTCCGCCCGGAACACCACCGGGCTCGTCCCCGTGTGCTGGTGGAAGAACTTGGAGAAGTTCGCCGAGTCGGGGAAGCCCACGGCGACGCCGATGCGGCCGATGGGCATCTCCGTGTGGGCCAGCAGCCGTTTGGCCTCCAGGACCACCCGCTTGTCGATGAATCCCTTCGGTGTCTCACCGGTGGCCGCGCGCACCGCGCGGACCAGGGTGCGGCGGGAGTAGCCGAGGGCGTCGGCGTACGCGCTGACGCTGTGGTTGGAGGCGAAGTCCTTCTCCACCGCGTCCCGGAAGCGCGTGAAGGTGGTGTCGGTCTGCTCGCGGGCCGCTTCGGCGGAGCTGGCCGCGAGATGGGCGAGGCGCAGCAGGAACGCGGTGAGGGAGTGCCGCAGCACCGCGGTATGCAGACTGAGCGGCAGCGTGGTGGTGTCGACGTACTCGCGTTCGAGCTGGGTGAGCGAGTGCTCCAGGGCGGCCAGTTGGGCGACGCCGGGTCGCAGCAGCGGCGGCTGGTCGTAGCGGTAGAGACCGGTCGCCTCGACGGTCGCGCGCGGCAGGAAGCCGGGCTGCATGATCAGGACGGTGCCGCGGTAGCGGTCGGTGCGGGAGAAGCGGTGCACCTGACCGGGGCGGATCCACAGGATGTCGCCCGCGGACGCCTCGTACTCGGCGAAGTCGATCATGTGTCTGACCGGGCCCTCGCGAAAGATCATCACGACGTGGAAGTCGATCCGGTGCACGCGTTCCAGCGGGGCGTCCGCGTGCCAGACGCGCCCGGTCCCCATTGCGCCGACCTGCATACCGACGCCGGACAGGCTCAGATCGACCGGGAAGGGGAAGGTCCTGATCCCGTCCTGGGTCCCGCCTTCGCCCCCTGCACCGCCTTGGGTGGTTCTGTCTGCCATGTCCCTCTCGCGTCGACTCGCTACAGCACTCCGTGTCCCACTTTCACCGAAGGCTGACACACGGGCACCTTCCCCGGCAAAAGTCTGACTTTTAGTTTTGAAGGCGTTCCACCAGAGATTCCAGATCCAGTGAGGACTTCTTGAAGATGAGTGCGCAGAGCCCCGACGGCTTCGAATGGACCGAGCTCGACCGGCGGGCCGTCGACACCGCCCGCATCCTGGCCGCTGACGCCGTACAGAAGGTCGGAAACGGCCACCCGGGCACCGCGATGAGCCTGGCCCCGGCCGCGTACACGATCTTTCAGAAGGTGATGCGACACGACCCCGCCGACCCGGAGTGGACCGGCCGCGACCGGTTCGTCCTGTCCCCCGGTCACACCTCGCTGACCCTCTACACGCAGCTCTTCCTCTCCGGCTACGAACTCGGCCTGGACGATCTGAAGGCGTTCCGCACGCATGGTTCGAAGACGCCGGGTCACCCCGAGTACGGGCACACGGCGGGTGTGGAGACGACGACCGGTCCGCTGGGGCAGGGTGTCGCGAACGCGGTGGGCATGGCGATGGCCGCCCGCTACGAGCGCGGTCTGTTCGACCCCGAGGCGCCGGAGGGTGAGTCGCCCTTCGACCACACCATCTGGGGCATCGTCTCGGACGGTGACCTGGAGGAGGGCATCTCCGCCGAGGCGTCCTCGCTCGCGGGCCACCAGAAGCTGGGCAACCTGGTCTTCGTCTACGACGACAACCACATCTCCATCGAGGGCGACACCGCCACCGCGTTCTCCGAGGACGTGCTGGGGCGCTACGAGGCCTACGGCTGGCACGTGCAGCGCATCGAGCCCTCGGCCGACGGCGACATCGACGTCCGCGCGCTGTACACGGCGCTGAAGGCGGCGCAGGCGGAGACCGGACGGCCCTCGATCATCGCGATGCGCACGATCATCGCCTGGCCCGCGCCGAACGCCCGCAACACCGAGGCCTCGCACGGCTCCGCGCTGGGCGCGGACGAGGTCGCCGCCGCCAAGCGTCTGCTGGGCTTCGATGCGGAGAAGTCCTTCGAGGTCGCGGGCGAGGTCCTCGCCCACGCCCGCCAGGCCCTGGACCGGGGTGCCGAGGCGCACGCCGCCTGGGACAAGCACATCGCCGAGTGGCGCACCGCGCAGCCCGAGCGGGCCCGGCTGTTCGACCGGATCGTCGCCGGCCAGCTTCCCGAGGGCTGGCAGGAGAAGCTCCCGGCGTTCGAGGCAGGCACGTCCGTCGCCACCCGCGCCGCCTCCGGCAAGGTCCTGCAGGCGCTCGGCTCAGTGATCCCCGAGCTGTGGGGCGGTTCCGCCGACCTGGCCGGCTCGAACAACACCACCATCGACAAGACGTCCTCCTTCCTGCCGAAGGGCAACCCGCTGCCCGAGGCCGACCCGTACGGCCGTACCGTCCACTTCGGCATCCGCGAGCACTCCATGGCCGCGGAGATGAACGGCATCGCCCTGCACGGCAACACCCGCATCTACGGCGGCACCTTCCTGGTCTTCTCCGACTACATGCGCAACGCCGTACGTCTGTCCGCGCTGATGCAGCTCCCCGTCACCTACGTGTGGACACACGACTCCATCGGTCTGGGCGAAGACGGCCCGACCCACCAGCCCGTCGAACACCTGGCCTCGCTGCGCGCCATCCCGGGCCTGAACATCGTCCGCCCGGCCGACGCCAACGAGACCGCGATCGCCTGGGCCGAGATCCTCAAGCGGCACGCCACCAACCCCGCCCCGCACGGCCTGGCCCTGACCCGCCAGGGCGTCCCCACCTACGAGGCCAACTCCGATGCCGCCAAGGGTGGTTACGTGCTGCGTGACTCCTCCACCGAGACGCCCGACCTGGTTCTGATCGCCACCGGCTCCGAGGTGCACCTCGCCGTCGAGGCGCGTGAGCTGCTGGAGGCCGAGGGGATCGGCACCCGGGTCGTGTCGATGCCGTCCGTGGAGTGGTTCGAGGAGCAGTCCACGGAGTACCGGGCGAGCGTCCTTCCGCCGTCCGTGAAGGCCCGCGTGGCGGTCGAGGCGGGCATCGGCCTGACCTGGTACCGCTACGTCGGTGACCATGGACGCATTGTCTCCCTCGAGCACTTCGGTGCTTCGGCCGACGCAAAGACCCTGTTCGCCGCGTTCGGTTTCACCGCCGAGAACGTCGCCGCCGCCGCGCGGGAATCCCTCACCGCCGCCCGCGGTTGATCCGATCGCACGAAGGAAGATGATCACTGTGACCGAAACAACCGCGACCGCGGTAACCCTGAAGCGCCTCTCCGACGAAGGCGTCTCCATCTGGCTGGACGACCTCTCCCGCAAGCGCATCGCCTCCGGCAACCTCGCCGAACTCGTCGAGACCAGGCACGTGGTGGGCGTCACCACCAACCCCTCCATCTTCCAGGCCGCCATCGGCTCCGGTGAGGGGTACGAGGAGCAGCTCGCCGACCTGGCCGAACGCGGCGTGACGGTCGACGAGGCCGTCCGGATGATGACCACGGCCGACGTCCGCGCCGCCGCCGACATCCTGCGCCCGGTGTATGACGCCACCGCCGGCCGTGACGGCCGGGTCTCCATCGAGGTCGACCCACGCCTCGCCCACAACACGAGGGCGACCGTCGCCGAGGCCAAGCAGCTCGCCTGGCTCGTCGACCGCCCGAACGTGATGATCAAGATCCCGGCGACGAAGGCCGGTCTCCCGGCGATCACCGAGGTCATCGGCCTCGGTATCAGCGTCAACGTCACGCTGATCTTCTCGCTGGAGCGCTACCGCGAGGTCATGGACGCCTATCTGGCGGGCCTGGAGAAGGCCAAGGCGGCGGGCATCGACCTCGCCACCATCCACTCCGTCGCCTCCTTCTTCGTCTCCCGCGTCGACAGCGAGATCGACAAGCGGCTGACGAAGGTCGGGACCGACGAGGCCCTCGCTCTCAAGGGCAGGGCGGCGCTCGCCAACGCGCGGCTCGCCTACGAGGCATACGAAGAGGTGTTCGCCTCCGCCCGCTGGACCGCGCTCGCTCCGGCCGGCGCCAACAAGCAGCGCCCGCTGTGGGCCTCGACGGGCGTCAAGGACCCCTCGTACAAGGACACGCTGTACGTCGACGAGCTGGTCGCGCCGGGCACGGTCAACACCATGCCGGAGGCGACGCTCAACGCCACGGCCGACCACGGTGACATCCACGGCGACGCGGTGACCGGGGGCTACGCCCAGGCGCGCGCCGACCTGGCCGCCGTGGAAGGGCTCGGGATCTCCTACGACGAGGTGGTCGACCTGCTGGAGGACGAGGGCGTCTCGAAGTTCGAGGCGGCCTGGGGTGATCTGCTCGACGCGGTCGCGACCTCGCTGAGCAGCAAGGGAGTTGAGGGGGAATGACCGAGCGTGAAGCGCTTCCCGACAGTGCCCCGCAGGATGCGGCCACCACGCCGGAGGGACCTGGTGACACGACCGTGGAACCGGACGGTGTGAAGCCGGTCGATGTGAAGGCTGTCGATGTGAAGGCCGCGGCCAAGAGCGACGGCCCCGTTCCGGTGGCGGAATGGGAGAACCCGCTCCGTGACCCCCGTGACCGCCGCCTCCCCCGTATCGCGGGTCCCTCGGGCCTCGTCATCTTCGGTGTCACCGGCGACCTGTCCCGCAAGAAGCTGATGCCGGCCGTCTACGACCTCGCCAACCGCGGTCTGCTGCCGCCGGGCTTCTCGCTCGTCGGGTTCGCCCGCCGCGACTGGGAGGACGAGGACTTCGCGCAGATCGTGCACGACTCGGTGAAGGAACACGCGCGCACCCCGTTCCGGGAGGAGGTCTGGCAGCAGCTCGCCGAGGGCATGCGGTTCATCCCGGGCACCTTCGACGACGACACGGCGTTCAAGCAACTGCGCTCCGCCATCGAGGAGTTGGACGCGGCCCGGGGCACCAGCGGCAACTACGCGTTCTACCTCTCCGTACCCCCGAAGTTCTTCCCGAAGGTCGTCCAACAGCTCAAGAAGCACGGGCTCGCGAGCCCGCCGGAGGGTTCCTGGCGGCGCGCGGTGATCGAGAAGCCGTTCGGCCACGACCTGGAGAGCGCGCGCGAGCTGAACGCGCTCGTGCACGACGTGTTCGACCCGGAGCAGGTCTTCCGCATCGACCACTACCTCGGCAAGGAGACCGTCCAGAACATCCTGGCGCTCCGCTTCGCCAACCAGATGTACGAGCCGATCTGGAACCGGTCGTACGTCGACCACGTGCAGATCACCATGGCGGAGGACATCGGCATCGGCGGCCGGGCCGGCTACTACGACGGCATCGGTTCGGCCCGTGACGTGATCCAGAACCACCTGCTCCAGCTGATGGCGCTGACCGCCATGGAGGAGCCGATCGCCTTCGACGCCGAGTCGCTGCTGACCGAGAAGCTCAAGGTCCTCAAGTCGGTGAAGCTGCCGGAGAACCTGGGCGAGCACACCGTGCGCGGCCAGTACGCGGCGGCCTGGCAGGGCGGCGAGAAGGTGCGCGGCTATCTGCAGGAGGAGGGCATCGACCCCAAGTCGACGACCGACACCTACGCGGCCGTCAAGCTGGAGGTCGACAACCGCCGCTGGGCGGGCGTCCCCTTCTATCTGCGCACCGGCAAGCGCCTTGGCCGGCGGGTGACGGAGATCGCGGTGGTCTTCCAGCGCGCCCCGCACTCCCCGTTCGACTCGACCGCCACCGAGGAGCTCGGCCAGAACGCGATCGTCATCCGCGTCCAGCCCGACGAGGGTATGACGGTGCGCTTCGGATCGAAGGTCCCGGGTACGTCGATGGAGATCCGGGACGTCACGATGGACTTCGCCTACGGCGAGTCGTTCACCGAGTCCAGCCCGGAGGCATACGAACGGCTGATCCTGGATGTCCTGCTCGGCGACGCCAATCTCTTCCCCCGTCACCAGGAGGTGGAAGAGTCCTGGAAGGTCCTCGACCCGATCGAGGACTACTGGGAGACCCATGGCAAGCCCGCGCAGTACCCCTCGGGCAGCTGGGGTCCGAAGGAAGCCGACGAGATGCTCGCACGAGACGGACGGAGCTGGCGCAGGCCATGAAGATCGACCTGACCGACACCACGGCAAGCAAGATCAACAAGGCGCTCGTGCAGGGGCGCCGCACCATCGGCACCCCCGCCGTGGGCATGGTCCTGACGATGGTCATCGTCACCGACGAAGAGAACGCGTACGACTCGATCAAGGCCGCCGAGGAGGCCTCGCGCGAGCACCCCTCGCGCACCTTGGTCGTCATCAAGCGGCACGCCCGCACCCCGCGCGACCGCACCAACTCGCGCCTCGACGCCGAGGTCCGGGTGGGCGCCGACTCCGGCGCCGGTGAGACCGTCGTGCTGCGGACCTACGGAGAGGTGTCCGACCACGCCGACTCCGTGGTCCTGCCGCTGCTGCTGCCGGACGCGCCCGTCGTCGTCTGGTGGCCGGTGGACGCCCCCGAGGTACCGGCCAAGGACCCGCTGGGCGCCCTCGCGCAGCGCAGGATCACCGACATGTACGCCGTCGAGTCGCCGCTCACGGCCCTGGAGGCCCGCGTCAACTCGTACGCGCCGGGCGACACCGACCTGGCGTGGACCCGGCTGACGCCCTGGCGCTCGATGCTGGCCGCCGCGCTCGACCAGGCCCGTACGAAGGTGATCTCGGCCGCCGTCGAGAGCGAGGCCGACAACCCGAGCGCCGAGCTGCTCGCCCGCTGGCTGGGCGCCCGGCTCGACGTGCCGGTCGAGCGGGTCGTCACCGCCGGTCCGGTGGTGACCGCGGTGCGGCTCGGCACGGAGAACGGCGAGATCGTGATCGACCGGCCCGAGGGGCCGCTGGCCACGCTGTCGCTGCCCGGGCAACCCTCCCGCACCCTCGCGCTGAAGGTGCGCAGTACTTCCGAGCTGATCGCCGAGGAGCTGCGCCGCCTCGACGCGGACGAGATGTACGCCGTCGCCCTGCGGGGCGAGGGCGGCACCAAGGAGACCCCCCGTCATGTCTGACTCCCCCAAGCTCACACGGCGTCCGGAGTGGGTGGCCCTGGAGGACCACCGCGCGGACGGTCTGCTCCACCCGCGGCTGCGTGAGTTGTTCGCCGCCGATCCTGCCCGCGCAGAACGCTATGTCGTGCGGGTCGGCGATCTGCGGATCGACTACTCCAAGCACCTGATCACGGACGAGACCCTCGCCCTCCTCCAGGAACTGGCCACCGCCACCGACGTGTTCGGGCTGCGGGACGCGATGTTCCGCGGCGAGAGAATCAACGTCACCGAGGACCGGGCGGTGCTGCACACCGCGCTGCGGGCCCCCCGGAACGCCGTGATCGAGGTCGACGGCGAGAACGTCGTCCCTGGCGTGCACACCGTGCTCGACAAGATGGCCGACTTCGCCGAGCGGGTCCGCGCCGGCGAGTGGACCGGTCACACGGGTCGTCCTATCCGCAATGTCGTCAACATCGGTATCGGCGGCTCCGACCTCGGTCCGGCGATGGCCTACGAGGCGCTGCGCGCCTTCACGGACCGTTCGCTGACCGTGCGGTTCGTGTCGAACGTGGACGGCGCCGATCTGCACGAGGCCGTCCGCGACCTCGACCCGGCCGAGACGCTGTTCATCATCGCCTCGAAGACGTTCACCACGATCGAGACGATCACCAACGCGACCTCGGCGCGGACCTGGCTGCTCGCCGCGCTGGAAGGTGACGAGAAGGCGGTCGCCAAGCACTTCGTGGCACTGTCGACGAACGCCGGCAAGGTGTCGGACTTCGGTATCGACACGGCCAACATGTTCGGGTTCTGGGACTGGGTCGGCGGACGTTACTCCTTCGACTCGGCGATCGGCCTGTCGCTGATGATCGCGATCGGCCCGGACCGTTTCCGGGAGCTGCTCGACGGGTTCAGGATCGTCGACGAACACTTCCGTACGGCTCCCGCCGAGGCCAACGCGCCTTTGCTGCTTGGCCTGTTGGGTGTCTGGTACGGCAACTTCTTCGACGCCCAGTCGCACGCCGTACTGCCGTACTCGCACTACCTGTCCAAGTTCACCGCCTACCTGCAGCAGCTGGACATGGAGTCCAACGGCAAGTCGGTGGACCGCGACGGCAACCCGGTGGAGTGGCAGACCGGTCCCGTGGTGTGGGGCACGCCCGGCACCAACGGGCAGCACGCCTACTACCAGCTCATCCACCAGGGCACGAAGCTGATCCCCGCCGACTTCATCGGCTTCGCCAACCCGGTGGACGAGCTGGAGCCCGAACTCGCCGCCCAGCACGACCTGTTGATGGCGAACTTCTTCGCGCAGACCCAGGCCCTCGCCTTCGGCAAGACGCCCGACGAGGTGCGCGCCGAGGGCGTGCCCGAGGAACTGGTCCCGCACAAGACGTTCAAGGGCAACCACCCGACGACGACGATCCTCGCGAGCGAGCTGACGCCGTCGGTCCTCGGCCAGCTCATCGCCCTCTACGAGCACAAGGTGTTCGTCCAGGGCGCGATCTGGAACATCGACTCCTTCGACCAGTGGGGCGTAGAGCTCGGCAAGGTCCTCGCCAAGCGCGTCGAACCCGCGCTCACCGAAGGCGCCGACGTGCCCGGCCTCGACCCCTCCACCGCCGCCCTCGTGGCCGCGTACCGCACCCTCCGAAAGAAGTGACTGTCATGCAGCTCGGACTCATCGGCCTCGGCAAGATGGGCGGCAACATGCGCGAGCGGATCCGCCGCGCGGGCCACACGGTCGTCGGCTACGACCGCAACCCCGAGGTCTCGGACGTCAGCAGCCTCACCGAACTCGTGAGCGCGCTCGAAGGCCCGCGCGTGGTGTGGGTGATGGTCCCCGCCGGCGCCGCCACGCAGTCCACCATCGACCAGCTCGGCGAGCTCCTGGAGCCCGGTGACACCGTCGTCGACGGCGGCAACTCCCGCTGGACGGACGACGAGAAGCACGCGGAGGAGCTGGCCGCCAAGGGCATCGGGTTCGTCGACGCGGGCGTCTCCGGCGGCGTCTGGGGCCTCAAGAACGGCTACGCGCTGATGGTCGGCGGCGACGCCGAGCACATCGCCAAGGTGCAGCCGGTCTTCGACGCCCTCAAGCCCGAGGGCGACGCCGGCTTCGTGCACGCCGGCAAGGTCGGCGCCGGCCACTTCTCCAAGATGGTCCACAACGGCATCGAGTACGCCATGATGCAGGCCTACGCCGAGGGCTGGGAGCTCCTGGAGAAGGTCCACTCCGTCACCGACGTGCGCGAGGTCTTCCGCTCCTGGCAGGAAGGCACCGTCATCCGCTCCTGGCTGCTCGACCTCGCGGTCAACGCGCTGGACGACGACGAGCACCTGGAGAAGCTGCGCGGCTACGCGGACGACTCCGGCGAGGGCCGCTGGACCGTCGAGGCGGCCATCGACAACGCCGTCCCGCTGCCCGCCATCACCGCCTCCCTCTTCGCCCGGTTCGCCTCCCGCCAGGACGACTCCCCGCAGATGAAGATGATCGCGGCACTGCGCAACCAGTTCGGCGGCCACGCCGTCGAGTCGGCGAAGTAACGACCATGGGCGACCTCCTGCTGGTCCGCCACGGTGAGACCGAGTGGAGCGTGTCGGGCCAGCACACCAGCTGGACCGACCTGCCCCTCACCCAGCACGGCGAGGAACAGGCCAAGTCCCTCGCCCCGCTGCTCGCCGGCCGGACCTTCGCCCTGGCCCTGACCAGCCCGCTCGGCCGCGCGATACGCACGGCGGAACTCGCGGGCGTGTACGGGGCCGTGGCCGATCCCGATCTGCACGAGTGGGACTACGGCGCGTACGAAGGCATCACGACCGTCGAGATACATCGCACCAGGCCCGACTGGTTCCTGTGGAACGACGGTGTGCCGTCCGGCCCTGACGGCCGTCCCGGCGAGTCACCGGCGGAGGTGGGAGAGCGCGCCGACCGCGTGCTGTCCCGCGTCGGACCGGCGCTGGCCGACGGCGACGTGATCCTCGTGGCGCACGCCCACTTCCTGCGTGTGCTGACGGCCCGTCGGCTCGGGCTGTCCCCCGCGGACGGGCGGCTGTTCCAACTCGCGACGGGCACCGTCAGCCGGCTGTCCACCGAGCACGGACATCCTGTGATCGCCGAGTGGAACGCCGCCGGAACTTCTGTGGCGGTTCGCTAGTTTCTACATTGCTGTAGAAATCGAAGAGGTCACGGTCCGCCCTCAGGGGCGGGCCGGGCCTCTCCCAACGTATGGAGCTCTCATGGCCCTGTGGGACCGCATCAAGGAGTCCGCGTCGACGATGCAGACCCAGCTCGTGGCGAAGAAGAACGATCTGAAGAGCGGTGCCTTCCGCGACGCGAGCATGGCGATGTGCGCGCTCGTCGCCGCGGCGGACGGAACGGTCGATCCTTCCGAGCGCCAGCGCGTCGCGCAACTCATCGCCACGAACGAGGTGTTGCAGAACTTCGACGCCGACGACCTGCGCCGCCGCTTCGACGACAACCTGAACAAGCTGACCGCCGACTTCGCCTTCGGCAAGGTCAGCGTCCTCCAGGAGATCGCCAAGGCGAAGAAGAAGCCGGCCGAGGCGCGCGCCGTCATCCAGATCGGCATCGTCATCGGCGGCGCCGACGGCGACTTCGACAAGACCGAGCAGGCCGTCGTGCGCGAGGCGTGCTTCACGCTCGACCTGCCGCCGCACGAGTTCGACCTGTAGTTCCCCACCGGCTCCGGCCGCGCCACCTCGACGGCCGGGACACGTGAGGTGGCTCAGGCGCCGCGCGTGGCGCGCCTGCGCCACTTCACGTACTCCGCCTCCGGGTCGCCGGTGCGGGACCAGGGCATCCGGCTGGCGCGCACCCCAAGCGTCCGGAAGAGCGGGGCCGCGAGATCCCACTGGCCGGCGTAACTCGCGGCGTGCGCCAGGTAGTTGAGGTCGCGCACCTCCTCCGGCGCGGGCTGGCCGTCCGGGCGCGCGGATATCCAGCGCTGCCAGGTGCGCCGTACGTCGTCGACGGCTCCTTCGTGGTTCCAGTGCCCGTCGAGGTCGACGGGCGCGTCCGGCCGCCCCTTCGCCTCCTCCTGGAGAAAGCGGTACTCCTCCACACGGGCGAACTGCACCAGGACCGGCAGCGCGCAGCCCGGCGGGGCGACGCTCGCCGCGTCGCGGGCGAAGTCGTACATCAGGGCGTGGGTGCCGTGCCAGCGCGCCGAGTAGTAGCGCAGCACATGGAGGTGGCCCTCGATCGTGTAGGGGTCACGGGCGTGCAACTCGTCCCACCAGCGGCCGAGTTCCTGGCGGCGCACCCCGGCGGCATAGAGCCGGGCGACGGAGATGAGGCAGATCCAGGGCGTGGGGTCCTCGGGGTAGGCTTCGGCGCCCTGGAGACAAGCCAGCACCGCCCGGTCGACGCGTCGCTGTTCGACGGGTACGCGCCCACCCGCGGCGGTGGCGAGGGTGAAGGCCCTGGCCACCTCGGTCGCGGCCCGCAGGACCAGGGCGTCGGCGCTGCGCGGCTCCGCGGCGAGCCAGGACTCGACCGCCGAGTTGCCCGCGCACGCCGGCGCGAGCAGCCGGATCCGGTGGGCGCGCACGGACCACGCGGGGCCGGTCACCCGCAGCAGATCCCGCAGGCCCTGCCAGCGCCCGTTGGCGATGTCCTTGCGTGCGGTGGAGAGGGGCGCGTCCCCGTAGTCGGGGTCGAAGTCGGGGGTGAAGCGGTCTCCCGGCATGGGCTCCCTCTCAGAACATGAGGCACTGAAACCGGCCTCGGAGCCGGAGGCCGATTGCTCCACGTCCTGGGCAGCGGACTGGGGGCGATACCGTGCTGCCGCTGTCATCGGCCGACGGTCGCTCCGCAGAGGTGTTCCGCGGGTGGTGTGATGATAGCGGTGGCCATTGACGTTTCAATGTCAACTGACGGGTAATATGCGCCGCCCGGGACTCGGACGAGCGGCGGCGGCACACGGCTGAAGCGTCACCGCCCCGGCCGGCGCGGCAGGTGCTGCGCGGCCAGCCGCACGGGGGCGTTCTGCGCTCCGTAGCCCCGGTAGCCGCCGTCACGCTGGACGAGTTCGAAGAAGACACGGCCGACCGTCTCGGTGTAGCAGTGGCGGAACTCGCCCTCCGCGTCACGGTCGTAGAGGATGCCGAGTTCGCGGTACGCCGCCAGCTCGCCGTCGGCGAACTCATACCGCGCGGCGAGGTCGTCGTAGTAGTTCGCGGGCATCGCCAGCAGTCGGCCGCCGGCCTCGCGGAAGCGGCGGGCCGCGGTGACCACGTCGTCCGAGGCGAGGGCGATGTGCTGGGCGCGGGCGCCCTCGTCGGTGGGGGCGGGCCCGACGCCGAGGGCGATACGGACGCTGCCGTCGGCGCTGGTGACCGCACGGCTGCGGTGCAGCCCGTACGGATCGGCGACATCGACGCTGTCCTGTGCGCTCAGCCCGAGCACACTGCGGTGGAAGAGCGCCGCCTCGTCGAACTGGTGCCAGGGCTGGGTGAGGGCCAGGTGGTCGATACGGGCCACGTGCTGCGGGAGTCGTTCGTGCGGGACCGGCACGAAGTCGCCTGTCCAGCTCGCGAGTTCGGGGTGCCCGGAGCGATCCGTGACGCAGAAGAAGAGTTCGGTGCCGTCGGGGGCGGCCACCGCGTCCAGCGGTGCGTCCTCGGGGGCACGACGGCGAGGCAGAACCGGGGCGAGGAGGGATTCGGCGCGCCGGGCCGCGGCGGCCGGGTCCGGGGACTCCAGGCCGACAGCGGCGAGGGCGGTGCCGTCGCGCCGGGCGGCCGGTCCGGTGTTGACGAGGACACGGGCCTCGCCCTGCTGCCAGAGGTCGACGGGCTTGCTGCGGTGCCTGGCGCTGCGGGTGAAGCCGAGGGCGCCGAGGAGCGCGGTGACGGGTTCGGCGTCGGAGGTGACGAGCTCGGCGAAGGCGACACCGGTCGGCACCACGGGCGCGGGCGGGGCCGCGAGTCCAGTCGCCTCCTGGAGGACGAGGAGGGAGCGGCGTGCGTCCACGGCGGTCGGCCCGGCCTCGGCCTGCCGGAAGACGTCGTTGAAGACCTCGAGGGAGAGCGGTCCGCGGTATCCGGCCCGCAGGACGTGTCCGAGGAACCCCGCGATGTCGAAGCCGCCCTGGCCCGGGAAGCAACGGTAGTGGCGGCTCCACTGCAGGACGTCCATCGCCATCAGGGGGGCGTCGGCGAGTTGCAGGAAGAAGATCTTCTCTCCGGGGATGTCCTCGATGCCCTTGGGGTCGCCGCCGCGGGCAAGGATGTGGAAGCTGTCGAGGCAGGTGCCGAGGGCGGGGTGGTCCGCGGCTTCGACGATGCTCCAGGCGTGGTCGTACGTACTCACATGGCGGCCCCACGCGAGCGCCTCGTAGGCGACGCGCATGCCGAAGTCCTGAGCGAGGTCCGCGAGCCGGCGCAGCTGGTCGGCCGCGAGCGCGTCGTCGTCCACGGCGAGCGGGGAGACGCTGGAGC is a window of Streptomyces mirabilis DNA encoding:
- the opcA gene encoding glucose-6-phosphate dehydrogenase assembly protein OpcA, translated to MKIDLTDTTASKINKALVQGRRTIGTPAVGMVLTMVIVTDEENAYDSIKAAEEASREHPSRTLVVIKRHARTPRDRTNSRLDAEVRVGADSGAGETVVLRTYGEVSDHADSVVLPLLLPDAPVVVWWPVDAPEVPAKDPLGALAQRRITDMYAVESPLTALEARVNSYAPGDTDLAWTRLTPWRSMLAAALDQARTKVISAAVESEADNPSAELLARWLGARLDVPVERVVTAGPVVTAVRLGTENGEIVIDRPEGPLATLSLPGQPSRTLALKVRSTSELIAEELRRLDADEMYAVALRGEGGTKETPRHV
- the pgi gene encoding glucose-6-phosphate isomerase, with the protein product MSDSPKLTRRPEWVALEDHRADGLLHPRLRELFAADPARAERYVVRVGDLRIDYSKHLITDETLALLQELATATDVFGLRDAMFRGERINVTEDRAVLHTALRAPRNAVIEVDGENVVPGVHTVLDKMADFAERVRAGEWTGHTGRPIRNVVNIGIGGSDLGPAMAYEALRAFTDRSLTVRFVSNVDGADLHEAVRDLDPAETLFIIASKTFTTIETITNATSARTWLLAALEGDEKAVAKHFVALSTNAGKVSDFGIDTANMFGFWDWVGGRYSFDSAIGLSLMIAIGPDRFRELLDGFRIVDEHFRTAPAEANAPLLLGLLGVWYGNFFDAQSHAVLPYSHYLSKFTAYLQQLDMESNGKSVDRDGNPVEWQTGPVVWGTPGTNGQHAYYQLIHQGTKLIPADFIGFANPVDELEPELAAQHDLLMANFFAQTQALAFGKTPDEVRAEGVPEELVPHKTFKGNHPTTTILASELTPSVLGQLIALYEHKVFVQGAIWNIDSFDQWGVELGKVLAKRVEPALTEGADVPGLDPSTAALVAAYRTLRKK
- the gnd gene encoding phosphogluconate dehydrogenase (NAD(+)-dependent, decarboxylating); the encoded protein is MQLGLIGLGKMGGNMRERIRRAGHTVVGYDRNPEVSDVSSLTELVSALEGPRVVWVMVPAGAATQSTIDQLGELLEPGDTVVDGGNSRWTDDEKHAEELAAKGIGFVDAGVSGGVWGLKNGYALMVGGDAEHIAKVQPVFDALKPEGDAGFVHAGKVGAGHFSKMVHNGIEYAMMQAYAEGWELLEKVHSVTDVREVFRSWQEGTVIRSWLLDLAVNALDDDEHLEKLRGYADDSGEGRWTVEAAIDNAVPLPAITASLFARFASRQDDSPQMKMIAALRNQFGGHAVESAK
- a CDS encoding histidine phosphatase family protein, whose amino-acid sequence is MGDLLLVRHGETEWSVSGQHTSWTDLPLTQHGEEQAKSLAPLLAGRTFALALTSPLGRAIRTAELAGVYGAVADPDLHEWDYGAYEGITTVEIHRTRPDWFLWNDGVPSGPDGRPGESPAEVGERADRVLSRVGPALADGDVILVAHAHFLRVLTARRLGLSPADGRLFQLATGTVSRLSTEHGHPVIAEWNAAGTSVAVR
- a CDS encoding tellurite resistance TerB family protein, which produces MALWDRIKESASTMQTQLVAKKNDLKSGAFRDASMAMCALVAAADGTVDPSERQRVAQLIATNEVLQNFDADDLRRRFDDNLNKLTADFAFGKVSVLQEIAKAKKKPAEARAVIQIGIVIGGADGDFDKTEQAVVREACFTLDLPPHEFDL